The following coding sequences lie in one Brevibacterium marinum genomic window:
- the leuD gene encoding 3-isopropylmalate dehydratase small subunit — translation MEAFSTHTGIGVPLRRANIDTDQIIPAKFLKRVTRSGFEDALFYRWRSNDDFVLNDPDFAAGTVLVAGPDFGTGSSREHAVWALKDYGFRVVLSSRFGDIFRGNSGKEGLLAAQLEQDDIELIWKILENHPGTSITVDLNEKTVTCDSVTVSFQIDDYTRWRLLEGHDDISLTLAKEAEIADFESRRQEFKPKTLPAKV, via the coding sequence ATGGAGGCTTTCAGCACACATACCGGCATCGGCGTTCCGCTGCGCCGCGCCAACATCGACACCGACCAGATCATCCCGGCGAAGTTCCTCAAGCGGGTCACCCGCTCCGGATTCGAAGACGCCCTGTTCTACCGGTGGCGGAGCAACGACGACTTCGTCCTCAACGACCCCGACTTCGCGGCCGGCACCGTGCTCGTGGCCGGCCCCGACTTCGGCACAGGGTCATCCCGCGAACATGCGGTGTGGGCGCTGAAGGACTACGGATTCCGCGTCGTCCTCTCCTCCCGCTTCGGTGACATCTTCCGCGGCAACTCCGGCAAGGAGGGGCTGTTGGCCGCTCAGCTCGAGCAGGACGACATCGAGCTGATCTGGAAGATCCTGGAGAACCACCCGGGGACCTCGATCACCGTGGACCTGAATGAGAAGACCGTGACCTGTGACTCGGTCACCGTGTCCTTCCAGATCGATGACTACACACGCTGGCGTCTGCTCGAGGGTCATGACGACATCAGCCTGACCCTGGCGAAGGAGGCCGAAATCGCCGATTTCGAGTCCCGGCGCCAGGAGTTCAAACCGAAGACGCTGCCGGCGAAGGTCTGA